The nucleotide window CAGGATTAGTTCAGTGGTTTGATGAACTAGAAGTAGGCGAATCTGGCCCTAGTGGACACCTTCTTTTTGTAATGACGCCTGAAGAAAAAATAACAATGCCGATTTTAGCTTGGGAAACGAATCGAATATTGAGTTTTGAATGGGATGAAGATAATGTCACTTTTGAGTTATCTGAACTGGCAGAAAACAAAACACTAGTAACTTTCACCGAACAACTTCAAATAATTACTGATCATACTCCAAGAGACGTTTCTGGCTGGCATGTTTGTTTGAAGAAATTACAAGCAATAGCCAAGGGAAGTAAGTACGATTTTGATAAAACAGAGTTCGAGACCCTTTTTTTAAAGTATCAAAAAGTATTAAATGATGAAAAATAAATCGATATCGTCAAGCTGTAAATGAAGTGAAATTTGCTTTGTTTACGGCTTTTTTTAAAGGAAGTGGCTTTTTCGTGAATTTTTCGTGAATATTTATACTTTTCCATTTGGTCAAGCATGATTTCGTGGTACACTGTAGGGAGAATAAATAAGCAGATGGAGGATTTAATGAATAGACAAACAGAATTTATTTTACTAATTATTGGTGCATCATTTAGCATTCTAACTTTTTTCGGGGCTGCTTTATACGCGGTTTTATTTGGATTTAGCACGCTTGTGATGTATGCAGAGCCCGCATCCTATAGCAGTGGTGAAGATACATTTATGGTTGGCTTATTTACCTTTTTTGCACTCGTAGCGGCTTTTTTCGCTTTAGTTTCTGCAGTTTTCGGATTTATCGGTGCATTTAAAATTAAAAATAACCATGCAAAAGTAAAAGTTTTTGGAATTTGCTTTATTGTTTTAGGTGGATTACAAATTTTCACTATTTCCGGAATTTTATTTTTAATTGCTGGAATTTTAACAGTTAGCAAAAAGGAATATAAAACAAATTATATAGAAGGTGAGGGGACAAAATGGGAGTAGCAGTACTTTTTCCAATTTTTTTAATATTTGCGACGATACTGGGCTTAGCAGCAAAAGCGCTTTTAGCTATTTGGGTTTATAAAGATGCCGAACAACGCGGAATGAACGCGATTCTTTGGTGTATACTTATGGTTTTCGTCAATGTATTTATTATTTTGGTGATTTATCTAATTATCCGCAGAAAAGGCGAAGTAATGAAAAGCAATCTAGGGCTACTAATTAGTGGGATTGGTGTGGCTGTTGTTAACACAATGATTGTTATTATCTGCTTAGTTGGCTTCATCTTTTTCGTAGCAAACGATGGTGGTATGCACAATATGATGGACGGGCATAACTATGATGATGGCTACAACTATGACGACAGCTATGATTATGATACTGACAGCTGGAATGACGAATTATAATGAAACTAACGAGAATCTGTTGCTAAGATAAGAACAGGTTCTTTTTATTTTATTGTAAAAAGGGGTATATAGTACAAAAAGGAATTTCGACAAGGAGAACTGCTGAATGGATACGGTTATTTTAATTACGATTATTATCGTTTTTATGGGATTGGCGTTTGACTTTATAAATGGATTTCATGACATTGCGAATGCGGTGGCTACAAGTATTTCGACGAGAGCATTAAAACCTCGAGTGGCAATTGGCTTAGCGGCGATTATGAATTTTCTAGGAGCGATTTCGTTTACAGGGGTAGCAGAGTCACTCACGAAAAGCATTGTTGATCCATTTTCGCTTAATAATGGCGAATTTGTTGTGCTTTGTGGGCTGATTGCGGCGGTTATTTGGAATTTGATGACATGGCTAGTTGGAATGCCTAGTAGCTCCTCACACGCGCTGATTGGTGCGATTGCTGGGGCATCGATCGCTTCTGCTAGCAGTTTTAGTGTACTTAATTGGTCTGGATTTACCACAATTATTATCGCGCTGATTGTTTCGCCAATTATTGGTTTTACAGTGGGATATTTGATTTATTCGCTCTTTAAAAATCTTTTTCACGATAAAAAATTAGGTAAAATGAACCGCCGTTTTCGTTTTATTCAAATTGGAACCGCGGCAATGCAAGCATATTGGCACGGAACGAACGATGCACAAAAAACGATGGGGATTATTACGCTAGCTTTAGTGGCTAGTGGTCTTTTGCAAGAATCAGCAGGAATCCCATTTTGGGTACAATTAAGTTGTGCGGCCTCGATGGCAATTGGTTCATCGGTAGGAGGATACCGGATTATCAAAACAGTTGGAACGAAAATTATGAAGATTACTCCAGTCACAGGAGTTGCTTCTGATTTAAGCTCACTGTCTGTAATCATGACAGCCACTCTTATCCATTTACCAGTCAGTACAACGCAAGTAATTGATAGCTCGATTATGGGGGTTGGAACAGCCAATCATAAAAAAGAAGTGAACTGGCGGACGGGTAAAAATATGGTAGTGACTTGGTTTATAACTTTACCACTTGCGGGACTTTTAGCTGCCGTTGTTTACTGGATTTCAGCAGCGCTTTTTTTATAACTAGGAGGATTTTTGATGAAAATAGAACATATCGCATTATGGACAAGCAATTTAGAAAAAATGAAAGATTTTTATGTCACTTATTTTGGGGCAATAGCCAATGATGTATATGAAAATAAAACGAAAGGCTTTTCGTCTTATTTTTTGACTTTCGAAACGGGTGCTCGACTAGAATTAATGAAACGTACGGATGTATCAGAAGAAGTAGCCGGTGAAAAATTAGGTTGGGCGCATATTGCGATTGCAACAGAATCGAAAGCGACAGTTGATACACTGACAGAAGAGCTAAGAAAAGCAGGGTTTGAAATTCTAGGTGAAGCAAGAACAACAGGGGATGGTTACTATGAAAGTGTCATCGCGGATCCAGAAGGAAATCGAATCGAAATCACTTGCTAAAAGAATTTGTCACAAACTAAAATATCCTGTAGTATACAGGTATACATTATAATGAGGTGAATTTGTGGATATAGTGACGAATAAAATAGTCGTAGAAAAATACAACTTTGAAACAATTTTGGAAGAAAACGGTCAAATTGAAAATAAAATTGAATTAGAAGTCCATGAAGTAGAACCAATCGGCGGCAATGAGGAACTAATGGCTAAAGGGAAATTTTTCAAAATAACGATTCCGTTCGTATTAGCACTTGAAAAATTTCGAGTTGATGGCAGAATCAGCCGTATCGTCCAAGTGAAAGATTATTTTGGTCAGTTTTCAGAATTAGCAATTCCAGATGTAGAAGGTTTATCTAACCCATTAATTGATTACATCAAGCGCTTAACATACGATGTGACCGAAATTGCGTTTGATGAGCCAGGGATTAGCCTTGATTTTAACGCTAATCATAAGAGCTAGTTAGGAGAGAATATGCGTCAATATATGAAAATGGTACGCCCGTTTGATTTTGTTATTATTGTTATACTAATTTTGGGCTCATTTTTACCATTGATACTTTTTACTGCAGCTGAAGCAAAAACAGCCGGCGATGAAGTAGTAGCAATCGTTTCACAAGACGGGAAAGTTATCCGCGAAATTATGCTAACTGGCCATCAAGGAAACGAACAATTCACCATTAAAGGAAAAGGCACCCAGTATAACTTAATGGAGGTGGACGGCGAACGCATCAGAATTAAGGAAGACAATAGCCCAGATCAAGTAGGTGTGATGATGGGCTGGAAATCGGATCCTGGTGATACCATTGTTTGCCTCCCGCACAAAGTTTTTGTGGAAATCAAGTCGGCAAATAAAGGCAGTAACGATCCAGATACGGATTTGGTTGTACCGAATTAAGAAAATCATGGGATATATTAGTTCAAAATGAAAATAAGCAGGAATCTTGTATATTCCATTTTTCTTAAATGGCTCTATACAAAGATTCTTGCTTTTATATTTTGGGGAATCAATTTCCAGCTATGACAAAATTTTAGGGACTATTTTAGTATTTTTATATAACCTTCTGTACCATTTACTAGAATGTGTTGACCATCTTTAATTAGTTTGGTAGCATTTTCAACTCCAACAACAGCTGGCAATCCATATTCTCGGGCAATAACTGCACCGTGCGTCATCAACCCGCCAACCTCGGTGATAAGACCTTTTATAGAAACAAATGTCGGTGTCCAGCTTGGGTCAGTGAACGCAGTAACTAAAATATCTCCAGGCTCTAAATCGGCATGTTCCATATCTAAAATAACGCGAGCACGTCCTTCGATAATTCCAGCAGAAACTGGTAATCCGATGAGTGCTTTTTCTGGAAGATTGTCGCGACTATATTTTCCGGTAATTATTTCGCCATCTGATGTGATAATGCGCGGTGGAGTTAGTTTTTCATAAGAAATGAAATCGTTTTTCCGGGTAGTGATAAGGGCATAATTGACTGTATTTGTACGAACCACTTCTTGTAATTCATCGAAATAAAGAAAATAAATATCTTCTTTTTGCTTAAGAATACCGTGTTGAACAAGTTGCTCAGCAGTTTTTAGTAAAGCTTGTTTATAAATGAAATAGCGATTTATCATCCCGTATTTAGGGTATTCACGGTATCCGATAAAATGACGTAAAACAGCTATTTTAGTTTTAGCATCAGCTACTTTTTGTGCACCACCAGGCAGTTGCTTTAGATGTTCTAAAATTTCCTGTTCTTTATTTCTGGAAGCAATTTCCCCTTGTTCGAATTTTTGCTTACTTGCATGTGGCTCAAAGTTTTTAATGTTACTTAAAATTAGTGGGATGAGTGTGGTTGGATTTTCTATCCAGCGAGTTTTTGTTAAATCGATTTCACCAGGACAACGCATGCCGTATTTAGTCAGATATTTTTCGATGGCGGTTTTTGCTTCTTTTCCGCCAGTCAATGTGTCTAGTTTATCTAAAAAATGAATGTCGCTTGTTTGCTCTAAATAGTTGATTACGACTGGGTGTGGCCGAATAGCATCTGCTACATCTAATAGTTCTAATCCCATTTGCGAAGTGATGTTATTTGGTGCGGATTCAGATAAAGTGTCCGCAACGTTTTTTTCGTCTAGCCACAAATTAATGTGTTCATTTAGCCAGGCAGATGCGTCCATACCGGCCATAATTGCATCAATACTTGTAGGATTAAAGAGGACATTTTTTAATTCTTGGAGGTCTGCTATGATAAAATCGAATAATTCAGCACCGTTTTTCGATTGGATGGTTAGTTGTAGTTTTTTTAGCGACTCTTGGTTCTGCATTATTAGTTCGGAAACAACGGAAACATCTGGAACTGTTCGATTTGCAAGTTTTACAGGTGATGGAACATGTTTGTTCGTAGAATCTTCAGGTTGCATTTTGATGAAATTTTTACGTCCGATAATGGTTTGTAAAGCGTCTTTCATAAGTGGATCTGATTGGCCGAGTGAGTTGACCATAATATCTCGAGTAGTTGGAGAGGAGAGGCTTTCGGTAATATCTACAAATAGTCTTCCGCCGGCGGGATACATGGAAGCTGGCGTTGTCATTAGGTAAAAAGATAAGCCAAGTGGTTTCATAGCATCTGTCATCATCTGTTGGTGAGCGACGGATACATAAACATGATTTTGTTGATCGCCAACTTCTGGAACTGGAAATAATGTAGTAATTGGGCGGCTTTGGACGAGATAAAAAACGTTATCAACTAAACACCATTCGATATCTTGTGGTTTTCCAAAGTAAGATTCGATTTTTCTGCCAAGTTTTGCAAGTGATAATATTTGCTCATCAGACAGTGCTTGCTCGGTTTGTTTTGGAAGGTCGACTTGGCGTATTTCGGTTCCGCCGTTTGTTTGACCGTAAATAGCGATTTTTTTGGTTGCAATTATTTTTTCGGTAATTTTATTTTCTTCTACTTTATAAGCATCTGCAGTTACTAAACCAGAAACGAGTGCCTCACCTAGTCCAAAACTAGCATCAATAGCTACTGTTTTTCGATTAGAAGTAATCGGATCTGCTGTAAATAAAATACCCGATGCATTTGGGAAAACCATTTGTTGGATAACGACAGAAGGATATACTTTGTTATGATCAAAACTATTTTGAATACGGTAAATAATCGCGCGTTCGGTAAATAAAGAAGCCCAACATTTGCTAATATGTCGAAGTATTTCTTTTGCCCCAATAATATTTAAATAAGTATCATGCTGACCAGCAAAAGAAGCGTTTGGTAAATCTTCCGCAGTTGCACTAGAACGAACAGCGAATGCTTCTTGATCATTAAATTCTAAAAGAACTCGGTTAATTTCATTGACTATGTTACTAGAGATAGGTGTATTTTCAATAATTGTACGGATAGCCTTGCTTACTTCACGAATTTCCGAAAGATTATTTGTTTTTAGAGTAGTGAGTTGTTTGAATAATTCCTGAAAGTTATCGTTTTCGTTGAAGTTTTTTTTGTAAGCTTCTGTGGTGATGCAAAAACCTGGTGGAACTAGATGGCTATTAATCTTAGAACACGCACCTAAATTTTTTCCTTTTCCGCCGACAAGTGATTGGCTTGCTTCGTCAATCTCTTGGAATTTTAGTACATATGGTTTCATTTGGCTACCTCCAAATTTGTGTAAAAATTTTTCTTGACTAAAAAGGAAAATGTAATGTATAATTAGAATAGGAGTTACTTTACACAAAATAATAATGTTGATATATCTATATAAATTTACCATAAATACAACCTTTTTTCAATTAAAATTCAACAAAAATGCAAGATTCCTAATTCGAAGGAATCTTGCATTTTTTAGTTATTCGAATCCGCAAAGTGTAAATCCTTGTGCTTTTGCTTCATCAACAGTTACAGCTGTTTCACCATTGGAGTTATTTAATCCTCGGCAGTCTTGACTGTAATGATATTTCGATCCTGTAGCAGTGATGTAGACTGTTTCTCCTTGTTTGTTGCTAGTATCTGGTTGTGCTGCAGCTGCAGCTCGTTTTGCTTCAGCTTGTTTTGCTTCCGCAGCCTTGGCTTTTTCAGTAGCCGCACGTTCTTGTGCCGCTTTCTTTTCAGCGGCAACTTTGGCTTCCTGTGCTTTTTTCTCTTCCGCAGCCACACGTTCACTTTCTACTCGTTCGGCTTCTGCTTTTTCAGCAGCGATGCGTTCCTCTTCGGCTTGTTTCTCCTCAGCTAATTTCGTTTGATAACCGGTACTTAAAGCTAAGGAAAGTGGCTGTTCTTTTGTTTTACCATCGATTTCAATGGAAAGGACAGCTTCTTCTGGTTCGTCAAATTCAGTGATGGAAAAAGTGAATGCTCCTTGCTCGTCTGCGGTAGTTACTTCAGTTGGCTTGTCTTCAAAAATAAGTGATACATTAGCCCCGGGATTTGTTTCGCCTTCTATGACGATCGTCCCATCATCGTTAGTAGAAAATGCAGTTTCCGCTTTTAATACTGGCTTAACGTTTACTTTCTTTGTTTTCTCTTCTTGTTTCGGTTTTTCATTTGATGCCTCTTCGTTGTCTGAGCTTGGAATTATTCCAAACCCAATAATAATCGCTAAAATAGAGCTAATGATAACAATTTGTGTTTTTCTACGAGGCCAACTTCTCTGTGGCGCAAAATTCCGAAAATTAGTACACCAATACCTGCTAAAAATAGTAAAACTCCGAGTCCCGTCATATTAATCTCCCTCTCCCTTTTTATATGTAACAACTTTATTATAATATGAATGTGACTAAATACACAATAGCAAGAGGAATTATTTTATTAAACGTTCGACTAATGCGTTTAAATAATATTCCGCTGATGGTTAATAGAAAATATGATAGGAATGAAATAAAAAGCAAGTTTTGCTAAATCTTTTAAATTATTTTTGATGGAAATGAGTCTTCATTGATAGGTTTTACATGGAGTATGTTACAAACTGCCTAAAAAGAACTCTCTTGAATAATCATACTAATTGCTTTATTATGAAAGGAAGACAAGTTTTTTGGAGGTGCGAAAAATGACGAAATCTCTAGACGAACTCGGTGTTAAAGCAGAACAAGTTGCACGGAAAACAGGGGAAGTTGCCGGTACAGTAGCTAAAGTATCTATTTATGGTTCTATATGGGTTGCAAAAATCGGGGTGGATAAATCGCGAGCTTTTGTTAAAGGCTTTAAGCAAGGTTGGTCGGGCAAATAAAAGCATAGGAAAAGGGAGAAAGTGACTTGTTAAATTATTTATCAACACTAAATCCGGTATTATTAGCTCTACTTGCTGGGATATTTACCTGGGCATGTACAGCTGCCGGCGCATCACTCGTATTTTTCTTTAAAAATTTGAATAAAAAATGGGGCAATGTAATGCTTGGGTTTGCTGCGGGAGTTATGCTAGCTGCGAGTTTTTGGTCACTACTTGCCCCGGCAATTGAAATGAGTAAAGACATGGGAAGATTTTCCTTTATCCCAGCACTCGTCGGTTTCTTATTAGGTGGAATTTTCTTGCGTGCGATTGACCGGATTATTCCGCATCTGCATTTTGGCTTTCCGGAACAAGCAAAAGAAGGGCCAAAAACGTCTCTTCGAAAAAGCATCTTGCTTGTATTGTCGATTACGATACACAACATTCCAGAAGGTGCAGCAGTGGGAGTTGCCTTTGGGGCAGTTATCACAGGGGATACAGAGACATTAATTACTGCAATTGTACTAGCTCTTGGGATCGGGATTCAAAATTTTCCAGAAGGTGCAGCGGTATCGATACCGTTACGTGGGGAAGGTTTGTCTCGGGGGAAAAGCTTTTGGTACGGTCAATTATCGGCTGTGGTAGAACCGATTTTTGCAGTCCTCGGTGCTGTTTTGGTAGTTTTTGTAACACCGATATTACCATATGCGCTTGCATTTGCCGCAGGAGCGATGATTTTCGTTATTGTAGAAGAATTAATACCAGAGTCCCAGGTCGAAGGTTCTACTGACTTAGCAACTGCTGCGACAATGGCGGGGTTTGCTGTGATGATGGTTCTAGATGTAGCGCTTGGATAAATGATATCCAATTCTTTTTGTGTGAAAAAAATTAAACATTTTATATTTGCGGAATGTAACTATTTAAGGTAAAATTAATAGTGAAACATTTCACAATACGCTAGTTTTCAGGGGTAATCCTGTAACTATAAATTCGGCACGGACAAAAGCTCCCACTTTATCCGTGCCTTTTTGGTGCTTTTATACTATTTTCGATTTAACACTAGAAACCTATGTGATTTCCTGTATAATTATGTTATGAGAAAAGCTGGGGAAGGTTTTTCTTAGGTGAGGTGGATTTTGTGAAGGTTAAATGGATTAGGTTACTCATTGCAGCCATTCTCATTATTGCCGTGGTGTTCCTTGGTGTGAAGGGATTTCAAAAATATCAATATATGAAATCACGCAATAAAGTAATCGCGCAAATGGATAAGCTAATGGAAGAAAAAAATGGAAGTGATTTTCGTAGGTCGGATAAGAAGGAAGATGGAATCGAAATAATTTCATACATTCCCAAAACAGTAAAAAAACAAGACAACAAAACGATCCAAAACGAAATGAAAAAAGCCACAAATTTAGAGAAAAACAAGCTTAAGGATAAGGAAGGGATTCTTTTTTATACTTATCAAAAGCAAACGTTGGCTAAAAACGCAATATCTTATAAAGTGGACCAATATGAGTACGTTAAAACTGGAAGTACTCAATTAACACTCAAAAGCGAAAAAGATATTTGCGCGAATTTGGTAACAGATGCTGACACAGGTGAGTTACTAACTCTAGGGAATGTTCTAATAAAGAATGATGAGACTAAATTAGACGTTAAAACTATGTTAGAACAAGAAATTATTAAATCAGGGAAAATTCCTCTAAAAGATATTGGGAATCTTGGGGAAGTAAAAAGTTTAGCCAATTGGGACGACACAAATTTTGGGTTAACAAGCACAGAGTTGATTTTACCAATTGAAGTTCCAGGCTATCCAAAAATAAAACAAGTGAAATTAAAACTTGCTGATATTGCTAGTGACGTGAATAAACGTTATTTACCAGATGATATACAGATTCCTGCAACACCAAAAGCAAAATCAGGTAAAAAAATTGCCCTTACTTTTGATGATGGTCCGAGTCCGTCAGTTACGCCAAAAGTTTTGGCAACACTTAAGCGATATAATGCAAAAGCGACTTTCTTTGTTCTTGGTTCTCGTGTAATAGAAAATCCAGGTTTAGTAAAACAAGAATTAGACGCTGGACATCAAGTGGGGAGCCATTCATGGGATCATCCGCAATTAACTAAGCTTTCTAAAAAAGAAGTATATGACCAAATTCTAAAAACGCAAAAAGTGGTGTTCGATCAAACGGGATATTTCCCAACCACGATGCGTCCGCCTTATGGTGCAGTGAACAAAGAGGTGGCTGAGGAGATTGGTATTCCAATCATTCAATGGTCCGTAGATACAGAAGATTGGAAAATCCGAAATCCAAAATCAGTAACAATGAAAGTCCTGGCTAATGCGTCAGATGGAGCGATTGTATTAATGCACGATATCCATCCGACAACAGGGGATAGCCTCGATAAAACATTAGAACTACTGAAAAAACAAGGCTATCAATTTGTTACAGTAAACGAACTTTATAGCGAGAAATTAAAAATTGGTAAACAGTATTTTGATGAAAGTGAATCCAGAATGGTGAAATAAAACTGTAAGCAAAGTGAGAAATCATTTTGCTTACAGTTTTTTTGTTACCAAAAGTGAAATAAATAACTAAACTGACAAAAATGTAAGTATATTCATCTGATTTTGTCACTTAAAGAAAGGGTGATTATTCGCAAAAATGCTACAATTAAACATAACAACATATCAGAGGAGGTAACTATGAAGAAAATAATTATTAGTATAGTAATTATTTTGGCAATTGCTATTGGTGGATTTTATATATATAACTATTTTTTCCAGACAGAGAAGAAAATTGATACACAAGTATATGATGAAGAACGGGTTTTAAAACCAATCGAAGAACAACTTAAAATGCTCGATGAAGAAATTTTGAAAGAAAAAGAGAATTTGATTGTCGGTAAAAGTGTTAGTGAAATACAGGAATTAATACAAAAGAAAGAAATAAACTATCAAGAATTAGTAGGATGTTATTTACTCAGAATTAAAAATTATGATCAAAATGGTTCGAAAATAAATTCGATTACAGAAATTAACCCTAATGCTGTAAAAGAAGCAATAGAACTAGATAAGAAAGCAGCACCTAAGGACCAATCGTTATACGGAATTCCGGTATTGTTGAAGGATAACATTGGTACAGAAACAATGGCAACAAGTTCTGGGTCTGTTGCGCTGAAGGATTGGGTCGTTGGTAAAGACGCGAAACTAGTTAGTAATTTAAAATCACAAGGAGCAATTATCCTAGGGAAAAATAACATGTCAGAATGGGCAAATTACTTGGATCAGGCTGTTCCAAATGGTTACTCAGGTAAAAAAGGACAAGTTTTAAACCCATATAATAAAAAAGTAGATCCTTTAGGTTCTAGTACTGGTTCGGCAGCATCAGTTACAAGTGATTTTGCTACTTTATCAGTTGGAACGGAAGCAAATGGCTCCATTATAGCTCCTAGTCATGTTCAGTCAGTTGTTGGCTTTAAACCAACACGAGGAGTGGTTTCTACAGAAGGAATCATCCCACTTTCTAGTCATTTAGATACACCAGGTCCAATTACAAAAACAGTGGCGGATGCGGCTCTCCTTTTCCGAAGTATCAAGGAAGATAGTAAAGAGATTGCTTTAAATGAAAATGGATTGAAAAATAAACGAATTGGTGTGGTTTTTGGGAAGGATGATATCAACCAAGATATTATGAAGCAAGCTAAAGGAGACTTAAAAGCAGCGGGAGCAACTTTAGTAACAGATGTATCTATACCTGAAGAAACAGATGAG belongs to Listeria ivanovii subsp. ivanovii and includes:
- a CDS encoding SRPBCC domain-containing protein; translated protein: MKESIEKYASKSTKVKFELEINAPVTSVFELLTTNAGLVQWFDELEVGESGPSGHLLFVMTPEEKITMPILAWETNRILSFEWDEDNVTFELSELAENKTLVTFTEQLQIITDHTPRDVSGWHVCLKKLQAIAKGSKYDFDKTEFETLFLKYQKVLNDEK
- a CDS encoding DUF4064 domain-containing protein; this encodes MNRQTEFILLIIGASFSILTFFGAALYAVLFGFSTLVMYAEPASYSSGEDTFMVGLFTFFALVAAFFALVSAVFGFIGAFKIKNNHAKVKVFGICFIVLGGLQIFTISGILFLIAGILTVSKKEYKTNYIEGEGTKWE
- a CDS encoding inorganic phosphate transporter, with the translated sequence MDTVILITIIIVFMGLAFDFINGFHDIANAVATSISTRALKPRVAIGLAAIMNFLGAISFTGVAESLTKSIVDPFSLNNGEFVVLCGLIAAVIWNLMTWLVGMPSSSSHALIGAIAGASIASASSFSVLNWSGFTTIIIALIVSPIIGFTVGYLIYSLFKNLFHDKKLGKMNRRFRFIQIGTAAMQAYWHGTNDAQKTMGIITLALVASGLLQESAGIPFWVQLSCAASMAIGSSVGGYRIIKTVGTKIMKITPVTGVASDLSSLSVIMTATLIHLPVSTTQVIDSSIMGVGTANHKKEVNWRTGKNMVVTWFITLPLAGLLAAVVYWISAALFL
- a CDS encoding VOC family protein codes for the protein MKIEHIALWTSNLEKMKDFYVTYFGAIANDVYENKTKGFSSYFLTFETGARLELMKRTDVSEEVAGEKLGWAHIAIATESKATVDTLTEELRKAGFEILGEARTTGDGYYESVIADPEGNRIEITC
- a CDS encoding DUF1149 family protein yields the protein MDIVTNKIVVEKYNFETILEENGQIENKIELEVHEVEPIGGNEELMAKGKFFKITIPFVLALEKFRVDGRISRIVQVKDYFGQFSELAIPDVEGLSNPLIDYIKRLTYDVTEIAFDEPGISLDFNANHKS
- a CDS encoding NusG domain II-containing protein; amino-acid sequence: MRQYMKMVRPFDFVIIVILILGSFLPLILFTAAEAKTAGDEVVAIVSQDGKVIREIMLTGHQGNEQFTIKGKGTQYNLMEVDGERIRIKEDNSPDQVGVMMGWKSDPGDTIVCLPHKVFVEIKSANKGSNDPDTDLVVPN
- the ppsA gene encoding phosphoenolpyruvate synthase; its protein translation is MKPYVLKFQEIDEASQSLVGGKGKNLGACSKINSHLVPPGFCITTEAYKKNFNENDNFQELFKQLTTLKTNNLSEIREVSKAIRTIIENTPISSNIVNEINRVLLEFNDQEAFAVRSSATAEDLPNASFAGQHDTYLNIIGAKEILRHISKCWASLFTERAIIYRIQNSFDHNKVYPSVVIQQMVFPNASGILFTADPITSNRKTVAIDASFGLGEALVSGLVTADAYKVEENKITEKIIATKKIAIYGQTNGGTEIRQVDLPKQTEQALSDEQILSLAKLGRKIESYFGKPQDIEWCLVDNVFYLVQSRPITTLFPVPEVGDQQNHVYVSVAHQQMMTDAMKPLGLSFYLMTTPASMYPAGGRLFVDITESLSSPTTRDIMVNSLGQSDPLMKDALQTIIGRKNFIKMQPEDSTNKHVPSPVKLANRTVPDVSVVSELIMQNQESLKKLQLTIQSKNGAELFDFIIADLQELKNVLFNPTSIDAIMAGMDASAWLNEHINLWLDEKNVADTLSESAPNNITSQMGLELLDVADAIRPHPVVINYLEQTSDIHFLDKLDTLTGGKEAKTAIEKYLTKYGMRCPGEIDLTKTRWIENPTTLIPLILSNIKNFEPHASKQKFEQGEIASRNKEQEILEHLKQLPGGAQKVADAKTKIAVLRHFIGYREYPKYGMINRYFIYKQALLKTAEQLVQHGILKQKEDIYFLYFDELQEVVRTNTVNYALITTRKNDFISYEKLTPPRIITSDGEIITGKYSRDNLPEKALIGLPVSAGIIEGRARVILDMEHADLEPGDILVTAFTDPSWTPTFVSIKGLITEVGGLMTHGAVIAREYGLPAVVGVENATKLIKDGQHILVNGTEGYIKILK
- a CDS encoding ZIP family metal transporter → MLNYLSTLNPVLLALLAGIFTWACTAAGASLVFFFKNLNKKWGNVMLGFAAGVMLAASFWSLLAPAIEMSKDMGRFSFIPALVGFLLGGIFLRAIDRIIPHLHFGFPEQAKEGPKTSLRKSILLVLSITIHNIPEGAAVGVAFGAVITGDTETLITAIVLALGIGIQNFPEGAAVSIPLRGEGLSRGKSFWYGQLSAVVEPIFAVLGAVLVVFVTPILPYALAFAAGAMIFVIVEELIPESQVEGSTDLATAATMAGFAVMMVLDVALG
- a CDS encoding polysaccharide deacetylase family protein, coding for MKVKWIRLLIAAILIIAVVFLGVKGFQKYQYMKSRNKVIAQMDKLMEEKNGSDFRRSDKKEDGIEIISYIPKTVKKQDNKTIQNEMKKATNLEKNKLKDKEGILFYTYQKQTLAKNAISYKVDQYEYVKTGSTQLTLKSEKDICANLVTDADTGELLTLGNVLIKNDETKLDVKTMLEQEIIKSGKIPLKDIGNLGEVKSLANWDDTNFGLTSTELILPIEVPGYPKIKQVKLKLADIASDVNKRYLPDDIQIPATPKAKSGKKIALTFDDGPSPSVTPKVLATLKRYNAKATFFVLGSRVIENPGLVKQELDAGHQVGSHSWDHPQLTKLSKKEVYDQILKTQKVVFDQTGYFPTTMRPPYGAVNKEVAEEIGIPIIQWSVDTEDWKIRNPKSVTMKVLANASDGAIVLMHDIHPTTGDSLDKTLELLKKQGYQFVTVNELYSEKLKIGKQYFDESESRMVK
- a CDS encoding amidase family protein — its product is MKKIIISIVIILAIAIGGFYIYNYFFQTEKKIDTQVYDEERVLKPIEEQLKMLDEEILKEKENLIVGKSVSEIQELIQKKEINYQELVGCYLLRIKNYDQNGSKINSITEINPNAVKEAIELDKKAAPKDQSLYGIPVLLKDNIGTETMATSSGSVALKDWVVGKDAKLVSNLKSQGAIILGKNNMSEWANYLDQAVPNGYSGKKGQVLNPYNKKVDPLGSSTGSAASVTSDFATLSVGTEANGSIIAPSHVQSVVGFKPTRGVVSTEGIIPLSSHLDTPGPITKTVADAALLFRSIKEDSKEIALNENGLKNKRIGVVFGKDDINQDIMKQAKGDLKAAGATLVTDVSIPEETDEEFKLFGQVLSNDFKYDLNAFLAENNAPQKDLSTIIEFNKKDEKRNVKYGQSTIIKADDEKSTKEERDETAKKVITASKEKLEKIFADKNLDAIIMLDSDYLSKPSTAGYPLLTVPAGYGDKNQPVGLTFVAQSNQDIELLSMGLNYEITTKHRIAPELKK